A genomic segment from Luteolibacter ambystomatis encodes:
- a CDS encoding excinuclease ABC subunit UvrC — protein sequence MVDLKAKLREVPHQPGVYLMKDRLGSIIYVGKARDLRKRMSSYFLASRKTRADLKTRALIDSICDFEFHIVRNEAESLLLEGKLIKDYRPRYNVSFRDDKRFLLLKINPNDPWPRFQMTRLKKEDGARYFGPFAHSGALRATVDWLNRRFGLRVCRPREPGEIDYKHCNADIIRNCSAPCIGRIGHQAYLGQVEEACRVLEGKGKRGIFDDLRADMEKAAGRLNFERAALLRDVMDNLQKTLEPTRQFTRGRGVPTTVKPMEDLAELGEALHLDGPPKVMECFDISNVSSNHIVASMVRFTDGRPDNQNYRRYRIRTVQGQDDFASMAEVIRRRYARILLENSSADPDAEVSQEDIVEAQRRLAREGRARIVLPDLVIVDGGKGQLGMAVKELHNLGLHDLPVIGLAKQREEVFVPGRSEPILIPHDRGALKLLQRIRDEAHRFANGYNSLLLRRRMKESLLDECPGVTPRRKEALLEKFGSVARIKKASVEDIAALPGISVKSAETIVQWLNA from the coding sequence GTGGTTGATCTGAAGGCGAAGCTCCGAGAGGTGCCCCACCAGCCCGGGGTGTATCTGATGAAGGACCGGCTGGGGTCCATCATCTATGTGGGCAAGGCCCGCGACCTGCGCAAGCGCATGTCGTCCTACTTCCTCGCGTCCCGCAAGACCCGGGCCGACCTGAAGACCCGCGCGCTGATCGATTCGATCTGCGATTTCGAATTCCACATCGTCCGCAACGAGGCGGAGTCTCTGCTGCTGGAAGGCAAGCTGATCAAGGACTACCGGCCGCGTTACAATGTGTCCTTCCGGGACGACAAGCGCTTCCTGCTGCTCAAGATCAACCCAAACGATCCATGGCCGCGCTTTCAGATGACGCGGCTCAAGAAGGAGGACGGCGCGCGTTACTTCGGGCCCTTCGCGCACTCGGGTGCGTTGCGGGCGACGGTCGATTGGTTGAACCGCCGCTTCGGGTTGCGGGTGTGCCGCCCGCGCGAACCCGGGGAGATCGATTACAAACACTGCAATGCGGACATCATCCGCAACTGCTCCGCGCCGTGCATCGGCCGTATCGGACACCAGGCGTATCTGGGACAGGTGGAGGAGGCCTGCCGCGTGCTGGAAGGGAAGGGGAAACGCGGCATTTTCGATGATCTCCGCGCTGATATGGAGAAGGCTGCGGGACGATTGAATTTCGAGCGCGCGGCGCTGTTGCGCGATGTGATGGACAATCTCCAGAAGACGCTGGAGCCGACCCGCCAGTTCACCCGCGGACGCGGCGTGCCGACCACAGTGAAGCCGATGGAGGATCTGGCCGAGCTCGGCGAGGCGCTGCACCTCGACGGACCACCGAAGGTGATGGAGTGTTTCGACATTTCCAACGTGTCCTCGAACCACATTGTAGCCTCGATGGTGCGTTTCACCGATGGCCGGCCGGACAACCAGAACTACCGCCGCTACCGTATCCGCACGGTGCAGGGACAGGACGACTTCGCCTCGATGGCGGAAGTCATCCGCCGCCGCTATGCGCGCATTTTGTTGGAGAACTCCTCCGCCGATCCGGATGCGGAGGTTTCACAGGAAGACATCGTGGAGGCCCAGCGCCGGCTCGCACGCGAAGGCCGCGCGCGCATTGTATTGCCGGATCTCGTCATCGTGGACGGTGGCAAGGGCCAGCTCGGCATGGCGGTGAAGGAGCTGCACAACCTCGGTCTGCATGATCTGCCGGTGATCGGGCTCGCGAAGCAGCGCGAGGAGGTTTTCGTGCCCGGACGCAGCGAGCCGATCCTCATTCCGCATGACCGTGGCGCGTTGAAGCTGCTCCAGCGCATCCGCGATGAAGCGCACCGTTTTGCCAACGGCTACAACTCGCTGCTGCTGCGCCGCCGCATGAAGGAGAGCCTGCTTGATGAATGTCCCGGCGTGACACCCCGGCGGAAGGAGGCGCTGCTGGAAAAATTCGGCAGCGTCGCTCGGATCAAGAAAGCGAGCGTGGAAGACATTGCGGCCCTGCCCGGAATCTCCGTGAAAAGCGCGGAGACGATCGTGCAGTGGCTGAACGCGTAG
- a CDS encoding response regulator transcription factor — MRVLLVEDEPRLLRTLEKAFREQGYAVDTAAEGEEGWFKAENYDYDAVVLDVMLPGLDGWEILRRLRKVKQTPVLMLTARDTPPDRVRGLDGGADDYLIKPFDLSELFARVRAIVRRHAGQSASVIDLGDVSIDTRIKVVTLAGKVSNLTAREYSILEYLALHRGRLVSRTEIHEHLFDENDDSLSNLIDVHIFSIRKKLRSDLISTRRGHGYLIES, encoded by the coding sequence ATGCGCGTGTTGCTGGTGGAGGACGAACCCCGTCTGCTGCGGACCTTGGAGAAAGCCTTCCGTGAGCAGGGCTACGCCGTGGATACGGCGGCGGAGGGGGAGGAGGGCTGGTTCAAGGCGGAGAACTATGATTACGATGCGGTGGTGTTGGATGTGATGCTGCCGGGCTTGGATGGCTGGGAGATCCTGCGCCGCCTGCGCAAGGTGAAGCAGACTCCAGTGCTGATGCTCACGGCGCGCGACACTCCGCCGGACCGCGTGCGCGGATTGGATGGCGGAGCGGACGATTATCTCATCAAGCCCTTCGATCTGAGCGAACTGTTCGCGCGCGTCCGGGCCATCGTGCGGCGTCATGCGGGACAGTCCGCGTCTGTCATCGACCTGGGCGATGTCTCAATCGACACCCGCATCAAGGTGGTGACGCTTGCGGGCAAGGTCTCCAATCTAACAGCCCGTGAATACTCGATCCTCGAATACCTCGCGCTGCACCGCGGTCGTCTCGTGAGCCGCACGGAGATTCACGAGCACCTCTTCGATGAGAACGACGATTCGCTTTCCAATCTCATCGACGTCCACATTTTCAGCATCCGGAAGAAACTGCGCTCCGACCTGATTTCGACGCGGCGCGGCCACGGCTACCTGATCGAATCCTGA
- a CDS encoding response regulator transcription factor, which yields MDLPPLICLVDPDPTTARLLEISGFPVRAYASPLDLLHVYEPDRPGCVVLEMMLPEMSGLALQHLLLERGGRQPVIFVSTSANVTDAVKAIKAGAMEFLPKPCDPELLLQAVRDAVERDDQQRQQRKRERLERARIESLTDREHEVLGYVASGWLNKEIAAEVGISERTVKFHRANLMGKVGAASLADLVRLATETGLGLRRPPPGV from the coding sequence ATGGACCTTCCCCCCTTGATTTGTCTTGTCGATCCCGACCCAACCACCGCCCGGTTGCTGGAGATTTCCGGCTTTCCGGTCCGGGCCTACGCATCCCCTCTGGATCTCCTCCATGTCTACGAACCCGACCGGCCGGGATGTGTGGTGCTGGAAATGATGCTGCCGGAAATGAGCGGACTTGCCCTCCAGCATCTCCTCTTGGAAAGAGGCGGACGGCAACCGGTGATCTTCGTCAGCACGAGTGCCAATGTCACGGATGCGGTCAAAGCGATCAAAGCCGGTGCGATGGAGTTCCTGCCCAAACCCTGCGACCCCGAGCTTCTGCTGCAAGCCGTGCGGGATGCCGTGGAGCGGGACGACCAGCAAAGGCAGCAGCGGAAGCGCGAGCGGTTGGAACGCGCCCGCATCGAGTCCCTCACGGATCGTGAGCATGAAGTGCTCGGTTACGTCGCCTCCGGCTGGTTGAACAAGGAGATCGCGGCGGAGGTCGGGATTTCCGAGCGGACGGTGAAATTCCACCGCGCCAATCTGATGGGCAAGGTCGGCGCGGCATCGCTGGCCGATCTGGTTCGCCTGGCCACCGAGACCGGACTGGGCCTCCGCCGGCCCCCGCCAGGCGTGTGA
- a CDS encoding sensor histidine kinase encodes MASRSIRWRLQAWLALFLVLLLLGFGFSVWQLERIQMMRRVDAELEKKVSLLSVAVRGGEAAGMQEQGPGPGPAPDWMPDGEIPPLPPDRDPGEARGGPGGGMRRRERPSPVQPRVPDEVRKVFAAQPAEGAFYYCIWHGDREEARSGAAPADVEPPQRLGRDTMVRYRERGNLREAYHFTERGHCILVGTSLDAQRKALMERLMTLALIGAGVLVTGLAGGWWLTTRAIRPIEEIGATARRISDGDLSQRIPVAGDSELADLAVVLNTTFSRLEQAFDRQRQFTADASHELRTPLTLMISEAQTALARERSPEDYREALSGCLDAAQQMRRLTEALLELARTDGGSGAARDVFDLSVCVREVAERFQPMIAERGLKLEMDLAPVEIEGGVERFGLVVANLLSNAIHYNVQGGTVWLITRRAGDSAEFVVEDTGIGISPEDQSQVFERFFRADKARSRIDGKFGLGLAICRAVVEADGGTIQLQSREGKGSRFTVRYPVPR; translated from the coding sequence ATGGCATCCCGTTCCATCCGCTGGCGCTTGCAGGCGTGGCTCGCATTGTTCCTGGTGCTTCTGCTCCTTGGCTTCGGCTTCAGTGTCTGGCAGCTCGAGCGCATCCAGATGATGCGGCGTGTGGATGCGGAGCTGGAGAAGAAGGTTTCGCTGCTCAGCGTGGCGGTGCGCGGCGGAGAAGCCGCTGGCATGCAGGAACAAGGGCCGGGACCCGGTCCGGCTCCGGACTGGATGCCGGATGGTGAAATCCCGCCCCTTCCTCCGGATCGCGATCCGGGAGAAGCGCGTGGTGGTCCCGGTGGCGGAATGCGCCGGCGCGAGCGCCCGAGCCCGGTGCAACCGCGTGTGCCGGACGAGGTGCGGAAGGTATTCGCGGCCCAACCGGCGGAGGGTGCGTTCTACTATTGCATCTGGCATGGCGATCGTGAAGAGGCGCGGTCCGGTGCGGCTCCCGCCGATGTGGAGCCGCCGCAGCGGCTGGGCCGGGATACCATGGTCCGGTATCGAGAGCGTGGAAATCTGAGGGAAGCCTATCACTTCACCGAGCGAGGGCATTGCATCCTGGTGGGCACTTCACTCGATGCACAGCGCAAGGCCCTGATGGAACGGCTGATGACGCTGGCTCTAATCGGTGCGGGCGTGCTGGTCACGGGCTTGGCGGGGGGATGGTGGCTCACGACGCGGGCGATCCGTCCGATCGAGGAGATTGGTGCCACCGCGCGCCGCATTTCCGATGGCGATCTCTCACAGCGCATCCCGGTGGCAGGGGACAGTGAACTGGCGGATCTGGCGGTGGTGTTGAACACCACGTTCTCGCGGTTGGAGCAGGCATTCGATCGTCAGCGGCAATTCACGGCGGACGCTTCCCATGAGCTGCGCACGCCGCTCACGCTGATGATTTCCGAGGCACAGACGGCGCTGGCGCGTGAGCGTTCGCCTGAGGATTACCGGGAGGCATTGTCGGGATGCCTCGATGCGGCACAGCAGATGCGCAGGCTGACGGAGGCGCTGCTGGAGCTTGCGCGGACCGATGGGGGATCGGGCGCGGCGCGCGATGTCTTCGACCTGTCGGTGTGCGTGCGGGAGGTGGCGGAGCGGTTCCAGCCGATGATCGCGGAGCGCGGGTTGAAGTTGGAGATGGATCTCGCGCCGGTGGAGATCGAGGGCGGCGTGGAACGCTTCGGCCTGGTGGTGGCGAACCTGCTTTCGAATGCGATCCACTACAATGTGCAGGGAGGCACGGTGTGGCTGATTACGCGGCGCGCGGGAGATTCCGCAGAGTTCGTGGTGGAGGATACGGGGATCGGAATTTCTCCCGAAGATCAGTCGCAGGTGTTCGAACGGTTTTTCCGAGCGGACAAGGCGCGTTCGCGAATCGATGGGAAATTCGGACTCGGTCTCGCAATCTGCCGAGCGGTGGTGGAGGCGGATGGAGGAACGATCCAACTCCAGAGCCGTGAGGGAAAGGGGAGTAGGTTCACCGTGCGGTATCCGGTGCCACGGTGA
- a CDS encoding tetratricopeptide repeat protein: MKHTLAFLLLAAAPLTAQVPQAQPVDPALQADPGNDMFQRGKNLYDQAQATGSQEAKIEMLQRAAAIFSDYLTQFPNHANTEPAWLYMGQSLYLSGKVDEGKRAFQTLINRFNKGPWVGAAAYTLAIDAFNKRDYQTSAPLFQKYGDNANRPEDSARGYYYAAESFRGQNQDRQAGDLYRKVINATAGGVHVPLAKLGLGNLLLKGNKHEEALPLFEAVVTSEATPQARGEAALKAALAAAKLKKPELADKYLKLIAITPGMEKFRPDALSLLMETAMADKDYPGVLDAYRKSGLEAADAIEAPPDQKASYDEKKAMRLLLAGRANFQLKKTSEALRLFRQVESSISPQSELAYQAAYYRILCFYAIDGEHLPDQVDAFVQIYRKSRGNDKNLHTALLMKAETLFNRSDYTKAASTYAEIDASLINDSNRPGLLFNRGWCLAEAGDPQGAVKSLTKFISDYPKDSRINKAMAKRASSYVQAGEGAKAIDDFDKLANSGDEEYARLAWAESARMRRDENNLPDMIVRYKGLLAKGGTLTSKLDAEANFYIGWGLVKTNAAKDSIPYLEKARSLQPETFGKHAGLLLALGYFASQNLDKLTEEIDLAIEKQYAKELPDQALEWAGMQAYYANKFAASARFLDRISNPDEPRETSKGIWRYLGKARYETGKYEDALKATLNVLAVEEDPALKADALLDKGRELFALKRDAEAQATHDEATKMHVEGRTGAGLRMLSGDLKMRAGKAEEATHDYQYVVLWVEDRDLKPLALWKLARALEKKGDTAEAEKYSSQLKKEFPNWEAPKEG; encoded by the coding sequence ATGAAACACACCCTCGCCTTCCTGCTCCTCGCCGCCGCTCCACTCACGGCGCAGGTTCCGCAGGCCCAGCCCGTCGATCCGGCCCTCCAGGCGGATCCGGGCAATGACATGTTCCAGCGCGGCAAGAATCTCTACGATCAGGCTCAGGCCACCGGCTCCCAGGAGGCGAAGATCGAAATGCTGCAACGCGCCGCCGCCATCTTCAGCGACTACCTCACCCAGTTCCCGAACCACGCGAACACCGAGCCCGCCTGGCTCTACATGGGCCAGAGCCTCTACCTCTCCGGCAAGGTGGACGAGGGCAAGCGCGCCTTCCAGACCCTCATCAACCGCTTCAACAAAGGTCCGTGGGTCGGTGCCGCCGCCTACACGCTGGCGATCGATGCTTTCAACAAGCGCGACTACCAGACCTCCGCGCCGCTGTTCCAGAAATACGGCGACAATGCGAACCGCCCGGAAGACAGCGCCCGCGGATACTACTATGCGGCTGAAAGTTTCCGCGGCCAGAACCAGGACCGCCAAGCCGGGGATCTCTACCGGAAGGTGATCAATGCCACCGCGGGCGGAGTCCACGTTCCGCTGGCGAAGCTGGGTCTGGGCAACCTGCTACTCAAGGGCAACAAGCATGAGGAAGCACTGCCGTTGTTCGAAGCGGTGGTCACTTCCGAGGCCACTCCCCAGGCCCGCGGCGAGGCCGCCCTGAAAGCCGCGCTGGCCGCCGCCAAACTCAAGAAGCCGGAACTGGCGGACAAGTATCTCAAGCTCATCGCCATCACGCCCGGCATGGAGAAATTCCGCCCGGACGCGCTGTCGCTCCTCATGGAGACGGCCATGGCGGACAAGGATTACCCCGGCGTGCTCGATGCCTACCGCAAGAGCGGCCTCGAAGCCGCCGATGCCATCGAGGCCCCTCCGGACCAGAAGGCGTCCTACGATGAAAAGAAAGCCATGCGCCTGCTGTTGGCCGGCCGTGCGAACTTCCAGCTCAAGAAAACCTCGGAGGCCCTGCGCCTGTTCCGCCAGGTGGAGAGCAGCATTTCCCCGCAGAGCGAACTGGCCTACCAGGCCGCCTACTACCGCATCCTCTGCTTCTACGCCATCGATGGCGAGCACCTGCCCGACCAGGTGGATGCCTTCGTTCAGATCTACCGCAAGTCCCGCGGCAACGACAAGAACCTGCACACCGCGCTGCTGATGAAGGCGGAGACGCTGTTCAACCGCAGCGATTACACCAAGGCCGCCTCCACCTATGCGGAGATCGATGCCTCGTTGATCAACGACTCGAACCGCCCCGGCCTGCTCTTCAACCGCGGCTGGTGTCTGGCCGAGGCCGGTGATCCACAAGGCGCGGTCAAGTCCCTTACCAAGTTCATCTCCGACTACCCGAAGGACTCCCGCATCAACAAGGCGATGGCCAAGCGCGCCAGTTCCTACGTGCAGGCGGGTGAAGGAGCGAAGGCCATCGACGACTTCGACAAGCTCGCCAACAGCGGTGACGAGGAATACGCCCGCCTCGCTTGGGCGGAGTCCGCGCGCATGCGCCGGGACGAAAACAACCTGCCGGACATGATCGTCCGCTACAAGGGCCTGCTCGCGAAGGGCGGCACGCTCACCTCGAAGCTGGATGCCGAGGCGAACTTCTACATCGGCTGGGGCCTGGTGAAGACCAATGCCGCGAAGGATTCCATCCCTTATCTCGAAAAGGCCCGCAGCTTGCAGCCGGAAACCTTCGGCAAACACGCCGGACTGCTGCTCGCGCTCGGCTACTTCGCCAGCCAGAACCTCGACAAGCTCACCGAGGAAATCGACCTCGCCATCGAGAAGCAATACGCCAAGGAACTGCCGGACCAGGCTCTGGAATGGGCGGGCATGCAGGCCTACTATGCCAACAAGTTCGCCGCCTCCGCGCGATTCCTCGACCGCATCTCGAACCCCGACGAACCGCGTGAAACCTCCAAGGGCATCTGGCGTTATCTCGGCAAGGCCCGCTACGAAACCGGCAAGTACGAGGACGCGCTCAAGGCCACGCTCAACGTGCTCGCCGTCGAGGAAGACCCGGCCTTGAAGGCGGATGCGCTGCTCGACAAGGGTCGTGAACTTTTCGCCCTCAAGCGCGATGCGGAAGCGCAGGCAACCCATGATGAAGCCACCAAGATGCACGTGGAAGGCCGTACCGGTGCGGGTCTTCGCATGCTCAGCGGCGACCTGAAGATGCGCGCCGGCAAGGCGGAGGAAGCCACGCACGACTATCAATACGTCGTGCTATGGGTGGAGGACCGCGACCTCAAGCCGCTCGCCTTGTGGAAGCTCGCCCGCGCTCTCGAAAAGAAGGGCGACACCGCGGAAGCCGAGAAGTATTCCAGCCAGTTGAAAAAAGAGTTCCCGAACTGGGAAGCGCCGAAGGAGGGATGA
- a CDS encoding MotA/TolQ/ExbB proton channel family protein yields MKCRLLTAALAILPALTAFAQNAASSAAAPVAKQGRFADLLAAGGIVMYILLLISVVMVAVAFTLFLTIRHRAVVTDRFMSDMESALRAGDLKGLGELSRRNSQRMAVVVQQTVDFILQNPNAGMEEIREVTQTEGTRQASQLTARVAYLADIGSIAPLVGLLGTVIGLTESFYDLAAGKEGVQQLELTSGISHALVNTAGGLVVAVPALMLYAFFRGKAQKLVNELEAAATHFIVHLQMLANKSRPAPAKAAARQQTQPRAESAPQMTPLTLNPRDLHGI; encoded by the coding sequence ATGAAGTGCCGTTTGCTGACCGCCGCGCTGGCCATATTGCCCGCGCTCACCGCCTTTGCCCAGAATGCCGCATCGTCCGCGGCCGCCCCCGTGGCGAAGCAAGGCCGGTTCGCCGATCTGCTGGCGGCAGGCGGCATCGTGATGTACATCCTGCTGCTGATTTCCGTGGTCATGGTGGCGGTGGCCTTCACCCTCTTCCTGACCATCCGCCACCGCGCCGTGGTGACGGACCGCTTCATGTCCGACATGGAATCCGCCTTGCGCGCCGGTGACCTGAAGGGACTCGGCGAACTGTCCCGGCGCAATTCCCAGCGCATGGCCGTAGTCGTCCAGCAGACCGTGGATTTCATCCTTCAGAATCCGAATGCAGGCATGGAGGAAATCCGGGAGGTGACCCAAACCGAGGGCACCCGCCAGGCTTCCCAGCTCACCGCCCGCGTCGCCTACCTTGCGGACATCGGCTCCATCGCCCCGCTGGTGGGCCTGCTCGGCACCGTGATCGGCCTGACCGAGTCCTTCTACGACCTCGCCGCTGGCAAGGAAGGCGTGCAGCAGCTTGAGCTGACCTCCGGCATTTCCCATGCGCTGGTGAATACCGCGGGCGGTCTGGTGGTGGCCGTCCCGGCGCTGATGCTCTACGCCTTCTTCCGCGGCAAGGCCCAGAAGCTGGTCAATGAACTGGAAGCCGCGGCCACCCATTTCATCGTCCATCTCCAGATGCTCGCAAACAAGTCGCGCCCGGCTCCCGCGAAGGCCGCCGCCCGCCAGCAGACCCAGCCGCGCGCCGAGAGCGCCCCGCAAATGACTCCGCTGACCCTCAATCCGCGGGATCTCCACGGCATCTGA
- a CDS encoding ExbD/TolR family protein — protein sequence MKFSSQQPLGPAPLQLASMIDIMLVLLMFFILSYQFAAEERSLEVAVPTVADGAQHNQQRGEILINVKADGTVIVERKNLTRPELTERLTAVSKIYKNQPVRLRGDANCSYQTIVEIIDLCQKAGIWNISFATQLPPKPEN from the coding sequence ATGAAGTTCTCCAGCCAGCAACCGCTCGGGCCGGCCCCGCTCCAGCTCGCCTCCATGATCGACATCATGTTGGTGCTGCTGATGTTCTTCATCCTCAGCTACCAGTTCGCCGCCGAGGAACGTTCGCTGGAAGTCGCCGTGCCCACCGTGGCCGATGGCGCCCAGCACAACCAGCAGCGCGGAGAGATCCTGATCAACGTCAAGGCGGACGGTACCGTGATCGTGGAGCGAAAAAACCTGACCCGCCCCGAGCTGACCGAGCGCCTCACCGCCGTCTCGAAGATCTACAAGAACCAGCCGGTGCGCCTGCGCGGGGATGCGAATTGTTCCTACCAGACGATCGTGGAGATCATCGACCTGTGCCAGAAGGCCGGCATCTGGAACATCTCCTTTGCCACCCAGTTGCCGCCGAAGCCGGAAAATTGA
- a CDS encoding DUF1328 family protein, with the protein MTGWSGSMFCRAVVFLLVAFISGVLGFGPLSGDAAMAAKFLCAISLLLAVVCLSWLAFDESP; encoded by the coding sequence ATGACTGGGTGGAGTGGTTCCATGTTCTGTCGAGCGGTCGTTTTTCTCCTGGTGGCGTTTATCTCCGGCGTTCTCGGATTCGGTCCCTTGAGCGGAGATGCGGCCATGGCAGCGAAGTTCCTGTGCGCCATTTCACTGCTGCTGGCGGTGGTTTGTCTCTCCTGGCTGGCCTTTGACGAATCGCCCTGA